Proteins from a genomic interval of Papaver somniferum cultivar HN1 chromosome 4, ASM357369v1, whole genome shotgun sequence:
- the LOC113272357 gene encoding nucleolar transcription factor 1-like encodes MAAPGNNPAPEFSERCSRNIEPKKVRGFEDIINQPFSEARKLIQGLSLAHLEAVRVGISSDSYAEEVESVWKPVERETEPYPPGMRTARLAKADFEIEREEDDYLDATYDDPEDHLEETPEDGSDEGFKGNSTEEEDDDRADDTDSDESDG; translated from the exons ATGGCAGCCCCTGGAAATAATCCTGCTCCTGAATTTTCTGAGAGATGTTCCAGAAATATTGAACCGAAGAAAGTAAGAGGATTTGAAGATATCATAAATCAACCCTTCAGCGAGGCAAGGAAGTTGATACAAGGTCTATCTCTTGCTCATCTAGAAGCGGTTCGTGTTGGGATAT CTTCTGATTCATATGCCGAAGAGGTTGAGTCTGTCTGGAAACCAGTTGAACGCGAAACTGAGCCATACCCACCTGGTATGAGGACTGCACGATTGGCTAAAGCTGATTTCGAAATCGAACGTGAAGAGGATGACTATCTGGACGCAACATATGACGACCCTGAAGATCATTTGGAGGAAACTCCTGAAGATGGCTCCGACGAAGGATTCAAAGGAAATTccacagaagaagaagatgatgatcgtGCAGATGATACTGATTCTGACGAATCTGATGGCTAG